A region of Kribbella sp. NBC_01245 DNA encodes the following proteins:
- a CDS encoding CBS domain-containing protein has translation MHAEQMAEEFPVVSLDTEAAEAVQLLASRRLPGLIVMDEKGKPHSVLPASQVVRFLVPSYVQDDPSLARVIDESFADQVADKLANETVRQLLPTEHVELPVVNHDDTVLEVAAIMARLRCPLVAVMKDKEIVGAISASRLLQLVTAPH, from the coding sequence ATGCACGCAGAGCAGATGGCCGAAGAGTTTCCGGTGGTGAGCCTGGACACAGAGGCTGCCGAGGCGGTGCAGTTGCTCGCATCGCGGCGACTGCCGGGTCTGATCGTGATGGACGAGAAGGGCAAGCCGCACTCGGTGCTGCCGGCGTCCCAGGTGGTGCGCTTCCTGGTACCGAGCTACGTGCAGGACGATCCGTCTCTGGCGCGGGTGATCGACGAGTCGTTTGCGGATCAGGTGGCCGACAAGCTGGCGAACGAGACGGTGCGGCAGCTGTTGCCGACCGAGCATGTCGAGTTGCCGGTGGTCAATCACGACGACACCGTGCTGGAGGTGGCCGCGATCATGGCGCGGCTGCGGTGCCCGCTGGTGGCGGTCATGAAGGACAAGGAGATCGTGGGCGCGATCAGCGCGTCCCGGCTGCTGCAACTGGTGACTGCGCCACACTGA
- the kdpF gene encoding K(+)-transporting ATPase subunit F, translated as MSAENIVGLVVAAALVLYLIAALIFPERF; from the coding sequence GTGAGCGCCGAGAACATCGTCGGCCTGGTGGTCGCCGCGGCCCTGGTCCTCTACTTGATCGCCGCCCTGATCTTCCCCGAGAGGTTCTGA
- the kdpA gene encoding potassium-transporting ATPase subunit KdpA: protein MSDTAAGLLQVGLLVTLLAAVYRPLGGYMARVYTSDKDTRVERGAYKLLGVDSKAEQTWSVYARSVLAFSFVGLILLYVLQRVQAHLPLSRGLPNVEPGLAFNTAASFVANTNWQSYSPEVTMGHLVQFAGLAVQNFLSASVGIVVAIAVIRGFARTKTDRLGNFWVDLTRTVLRILLPMAIVGGLLLVAMGVVQNFSGGHEVTSVVGQTQTIPGGPVASQEIIKELGTNGGGFYNANSAHPFENPNGLSNLFEIFLLLVIPVCLTRTFGVMVKDKRQGYAILGVMTTLWVAFTFAATMFESQGSGTATQAAGAAMEGKETRFGIWASALFASSTTGTSTGAVNSAHDSFTPLGGGTALFHMMLGEVTPGGVGSGLYGMLVLAVLTVFVAGLMVGRTPEYLKKKITAREMKLVSLYILATPTLVLVGSAVAMGLATARASIFNTGSPHGFSEVLYAFTSAGNNNGSAFGGLSANIPFYNTALGIVMLLGRFLPMVIVLALAGSFARQQPVPVNAGTLPTHKALFVTMLVGVVLIVTGLTYFPALTLGPLAEGL, encoded by the coding sequence ATGTCCGACACCGCTGCCGGCCTGTTGCAGGTCGGCCTCCTGGTCACGCTCCTCGCGGCCGTCTACCGGCCACTAGGCGGCTACATGGCCCGGGTCTACACATCCGACAAGGACACCCGTGTGGAGCGCGGCGCTTACAAGTTGCTGGGGGTGGATTCGAAGGCCGAGCAGACGTGGAGCGTGTACGCCCGGTCCGTACTCGCCTTCTCCTTCGTCGGTTTGATCCTGCTGTACGTCTTGCAGCGCGTGCAGGCGCATTTGCCGTTGTCCCGCGGACTGCCGAACGTCGAGCCAGGACTGGCCTTCAACACGGCCGCGTCATTCGTCGCGAACACCAACTGGCAGTCGTACTCGCCTGAGGTCACGATGGGCCACCTGGTCCAGTTCGCAGGCCTCGCCGTACAGAACTTCCTCTCCGCCTCGGTGGGGATCGTCGTCGCGATCGCGGTGATCCGGGGCTTCGCCCGGACGAAGACGGACCGGCTGGGGAACTTCTGGGTCGACCTGACCAGGACTGTCTTGCGAATTCTGCTGCCGATGGCAATCGTCGGCGGTCTCTTGCTGGTGGCTATGGGAGTAGTTCAGAACTTCTCCGGCGGTCACGAGGTCACCTCTGTGGTGGGCCAGACCCAGACCATTCCCGGCGGCCCGGTGGCCAGCCAGGAGATCATCAAGGAGCTCGGCACCAACGGCGGCGGCTTTTACAACGCGAACTCCGCGCACCCGTTCGAGAACCCGAACGGCCTGTCCAACCTGTTCGAGATCTTCCTGCTGCTGGTCATCCCGGTCTGTCTGACTCGCACCTTCGGCGTGATGGTCAAGGACAAGCGCCAGGGATACGCGATCCTCGGCGTGATGACCACTCTCTGGGTGGCGTTCACGTTCGCGGCGACCATGTTCGAGTCGCAGGGCTCGGGTACCGCCACCCAGGCGGCCGGCGCTGCGATGGAGGGCAAGGAGACCCGGTTCGGTATCTGGGCATCGGCGTTGTTCGCCTCTTCGACAACGGGTACGTCGACGGGCGCGGTGAACTCCGCTCACGATTCGTTCACGCCGTTGGGCGGCGGCACGGCGTTGTTCCACATGATGCTGGGAGAGGTCACGCCCGGCGGCGTCGGATCGGGGCTGTACGGCATGCTCGTGCTGGCCGTTCTCACGGTGTTCGTCGCCGGGTTGATGGTCGGCCGGACCCCGGAATACCTGAAGAAGAAGATCACCGCCCGCGAGATGAAGCTGGTCTCGCTGTACATCCTGGCAACACCGACCCTGGTTCTGGTCGGCTCGGCGGTGGCGATGGGTTTGGCGACCGCCAGGGCCTCGATCTTCAACACCGGCAGCCCGCACGGGTTCTCGGAGGTGCTCTATGCGTTCACGTCGGCCGGTAACAACAACGGCAGCGCCTTTGGCGGTCTCAGCGCCAACATCCCCTTCTACAACACGGCTTTGGGCATTGTGATGCTGCTCGGCCGCTTCCTTCCCATGGTGATAGTGCTCGCGCTGGCAGGGTCGTTCGCGCGCCAGCAACCTGTCCCCGTCAATGCCGGCACGTTGCCCACTCACAAGGCCTTGTTCGTGACGATGCTCGTCGGAGTCGTACTGATCGTCACCGGTCTGACCTATTTCCCCGCACTCACTCTCGGACCCCTCGCGGAGGGACTGTGA
- the kdpB gene encoding potassium-transporting ATPase subunit KdpB, which produces MKPPASKAATTSRKTPSGVFDPKMLLTSLPDALRKLDPRVMVKNPVMFVVEVGAVASTILAFTDSSVFVWSIVVWLWLTVIFANLAEAVAEGRGKAQAETLRRAKTETTARRLADDGTEEEVPATALQLGDRVVVEAGQIIPGDGDVVEGVASVDESAITGESAPVIRESGGDRSAVTGGTKVLSDRIVVRITTKPGESFIDRMIALVEGASRQKTPNEIALNILLASLTIVFLMATVTLPPFAEYAGVDLSIVVLVALLVCLIPTTIGALLSAIGIAGMDRLVQRNVLAMSGRAVEAAGDVNTLLLDKTGTITLGNRQASQFDPVGEVTEAELADAAQLSSLADETPEGRSIVVLAKTRYGLRERHTGELPHATFIEFTAQTRMSGVDVDGRQVRKGAAGAVTAWIRDQGGAVDTALEGIVDGISASGGTPLVVAESRDGVVRALGVIHLKDVVKPGMRERFDQMRAMGIRTVMITGDNQLTAKAIAEEAGVDDFLAEATPEDKMALIKKEQEGGRLVAMTGDGTNDAPALAQADVGVAMNSGTSAAKEAGNMVDLDSNPTKLIEIVEIGKQLLITRGSLTTFSIANDVAKYFAILPALFATAYPGLDRLNIMRLESAESAILSAIIFNALVIVALVPLALRGVKYRPSSASAMLRRNLLIYGVGGLVTPFIGIKLIDLLISLIPGIG; this is translated from the coding sequence ATGAAGCCGCCCGCGTCCAAGGCGGCCACGACCTCCAGGAAGACACCTTCGGGTGTGTTCGACCCGAAGATGTTGCTCACCTCGCTGCCGGACGCGCTGCGCAAGCTCGACCCCCGGGTGATGGTGAAGAACCCGGTGATGTTCGTGGTCGAGGTCGGCGCTGTCGCGTCCACCATCCTGGCGTTCACCGATTCGTCGGTGTTCGTCTGGTCGATCGTCGTCTGGTTGTGGCTGACGGTCATCTTCGCCAATCTGGCGGAGGCCGTCGCGGAAGGTCGCGGCAAGGCCCAGGCCGAAACGTTGCGTCGGGCAAAGACCGAGACGACCGCCCGCCGGCTGGCGGACGACGGGACCGAGGAGGAGGTCCCGGCGACGGCGCTGCAGCTCGGTGATCGGGTCGTGGTCGAGGCGGGCCAGATCATTCCCGGTGACGGCGACGTGGTGGAAGGTGTCGCCAGCGTCGACGAGTCGGCCATCACGGGGGAGTCCGCACCGGTGATTCGCGAGTCCGGCGGTGACCGGTCGGCGGTCACGGGTGGTACGAAGGTGCTGTCCGACCGGATCGTCGTACGCATCACGACCAAGCCCGGCGAAAGCTTCATCGATCGGATGATCGCGCTGGTGGAAGGCGCATCCAGGCAGAAGACGCCGAACGAGATCGCGCTGAACATCCTGCTGGCAAGCCTGACGATCGTGTTCCTGATGGCGACCGTGACGTTGCCGCCCTTCGCCGAGTACGCGGGCGTCGACCTGAGCATCGTCGTACTGGTCGCCTTGCTGGTCTGCTTGATCCCGACCACGATCGGCGCGCTGCTCTCGGCCATCGGTATCGCGGGCATGGACCGGCTGGTGCAGCGCAACGTGCTGGCGATGTCCGGCCGGGCGGTCGAGGCGGCCGGTGACGTCAACACCCTGCTGCTGGACAAGACCGGCACCATCACCCTCGGCAACCGGCAGGCATCCCAGTTCGATCCGGTCGGCGAGGTCACCGAGGCCGAACTCGCGGACGCCGCTCAGCTGTCGAGCCTTGCCGACGAGACGCCCGAGGGCCGATCGATCGTCGTACTCGCCAAAACCCGTTATGGCTTGCGGGAACGGCACACCGGTGAGCTGCCGCACGCGACGTTCATCGAGTTCACCGCGCAGACCCGCATGAGCGGCGTCGATGTGGATGGGCGTCAGGTCCGCAAGGGTGCCGCCGGTGCCGTCACTGCGTGGATCCGGGACCAGGGCGGGGCGGTCGACACCGCGCTCGAGGGCATCGTCGACGGCATTTCCGCCTCGGGTGGTACGCCGCTCGTGGTGGCCGAGAGTCGCGACGGCGTCGTACGGGCGCTTGGTGTCATCCACCTGAAGGACGTGGTCAAACCGGGGATGCGGGAGCGGTTCGACCAGATGCGGGCGATGGGCATCCGAACCGTGATGATCACCGGCGACAACCAGCTGACCGCGAAGGCCATCGCCGAAGAGGCCGGGGTCGACGACTTCCTGGCCGAGGCGACGCCCGAGGACAAGATGGCGTTGATCAAGAAGGAGCAGGAAGGCGGCCGGCTGGTCGCGATGACGGGCGACGGTACGAACGACGCGCCCGCGCTGGCCCAGGCGGACGTCGGGGTCGCGATGAACAGCGGTACGTCGGCCGCGAAGGAGGCCGGCAATATGGTCGACCTCGATTCGAACCCGACCAAGCTGATCGAGATCGTCGAGATCGGCAAGCAGTTACTGATCACCCGTGGCTCGTTGACCACGTTCTCGATCGCGAACGACGTGGCGAAGTACTTCGCGATCCTGCCGGCGCTGTTCGCGACCGCGTACCCGGGACTGGACCGGCTCAACATCATGCGGCTGGAGTCGGCCGAGTCGGCGATCCTGTCCGCGATCATCTTCAACGCGCTGGTGATCGTGGCATTGGTGCCGCTCGCTCTCCGCGGTGTGAAGTACCGGCCGTCCTCGGCGTCCGCCATGTTGCGGCGCAACCTGCTGATCTACGGCGTCGGCGGGCTCGTCACCCCGTTCATCGGTATCAAGCTCATCGACCTGCTGATCTCGCTCATCCCGGGCATCGGCTAA
- a CDS encoding potassium-transporting ATPase subunit C produces the protein MASNRRGTLAQFGVAIRGMVALTILLGVIYPLVMTGAAQAIFPANANGSVVQVDGKDVASDLVGQAYTRDTGAKDDEGNPVMEADPLWFQTRPSAVEYDAMGSAASQYGPNNADLLAAIEERRKTVATLEGVDPSQVPADALTASGSGLDPHISPAYAALQVNRVARERRLAVATVQELVKENTKGRALGFLGEPTVNVVTLNRDLAELS, from the coding sequence ATGGCAAGTAATCGAAGAGGGACGCTGGCCCAGTTCGGGGTCGCAATCCGGGGCATGGTCGCGCTGACCATTCTGCTCGGCGTCATCTACCCACTGGTCATGACCGGCGCCGCGCAGGCCATTTTCCCGGCCAACGCGAACGGCAGCGTCGTACAGGTCGATGGCAAGGATGTGGCGTCCGACCTGGTCGGGCAGGCTTATACCCGTGATACCGGCGCCAAGGACGATGAGGGTAACCCGGTGATGGAGGCGGATCCGCTGTGGTTCCAGACCAGGCCGTCCGCTGTCGAGTACGACGCGATGGGTAGCGCGGCGTCGCAGTATGGGCCGAACAACGCGGACCTGTTGGCGGCGATCGAGGAGCGGCGAAAGACGGTCGCGACGCTGGAAGGAGTCGACCCGTCGCAGGTTCCCGCGGACGCACTGACCGCCAGCGGCAGTGGGCTCGACCCGCACATCAGTCCGGCGTACGCCGCCCTGCAGGTCAATCGGGTCGCGCGTGAGCGTCGTCTCGCCGTTGCCACGGTTCAGGAGCTGGTGAAGGAGAATACGAAGGGCCGCGCTCTTGGGTTCTTGGGTGAGCCCACTGTCAACGTTGTGACTCTCAACCGCGATCTAGCCGAATTGAGTTGA
- a CDS encoding sensor histidine kinase has product MSTRGHLRIYLGAAPGVGKTYKMLGEGQRRRERGTDVVVGFVETHGRAHTSEMLDGLEVVPRCILDHRGASFTEMDLDALLARRPEVALVDELAHTNVPGSRNAKRWQDIDELLAAGIDVISTVNIQHLESINDVVEKITGVPQRETVPDVVVRAADQIELVDMTPEALRRRMAHGNVYAADKIDAALSNYFRVGNLSALRELALLWLADRVDAGLQQYRAQHDIDSTWEARERVVVAVTGGPEGETLIRRAARIAARSSGGDLLAVHVTRSDGLTGANPTALANQRRLVESLGGTYHQVVGDDVPASLLAFARAENATQLVLGGSRRSRLAALLTGPGIGAGTIRDSGDIDVHIVTHSEMGRGRLPRLGGSLSRRRKVYGFVLAVVLPPVLAVLLGFGGDTLNLTSNVLAFLLGVVVVALVGGLWPALVTAVGGSLVLNYFFTPPTGTFTIAEPNNVLALAIFVLVAAMVSSVVDRAARRTREAARSAAESETLATLAGNVLRGETALPALLERVREAFGMTCAVLMERLETDELTETWQPIASAGTATCRRPEDGDAEIPARDDLVLVLQGRSLAADERRLVGAFADHAAALVDRTRLTEAAAEAKPLAEADKVRTALLRAVGHDLRSPLASAKASVTSLRGSDVEWTDEERHELLATADESLDRLSRLVDNLLDLSRLQAGVLAVFARPLAVDEIMPGLLGDLGDVVVDIPDGLPLVEADPALLERVLANLLANAVRYSPPGRPPLVTASALGDVVEIRVVDRGPGIPRSDRNRVFAPFQRLGDTDNTTGVGLGLALARGLTEAMNGTLQPEDTPGGGLTMIVSLPKAESRAVDAPVPGRRERPALGTGEKA; this is encoded by the coding sequence ATGAGCACTCGCGGGCATCTGCGGATCTACCTCGGCGCGGCACCAGGTGTCGGCAAGACGTACAAGATGCTTGGCGAGGGGCAACGCCGGCGGGAACGTGGCACGGATGTGGTGGTCGGTTTCGTGGAGACCCACGGCCGGGCGCACACGTCCGAGATGCTCGACGGCCTGGAGGTGGTGCCACGGTGCATCCTCGACCATCGCGGTGCGAGCTTTACCGAGATGGACCTGGACGCTCTGCTGGCCAGGCGGCCTGAAGTGGCGCTGGTGGACGAGTTGGCGCATACCAATGTGCCGGGCAGTAGGAACGCCAAGCGCTGGCAGGACATCGACGAACTACTTGCCGCGGGCATCGACGTCATCTCGACGGTGAACATCCAGCACCTGGAATCGATCAACGACGTGGTCGAGAAGATCACTGGCGTCCCGCAACGGGAGACCGTTCCGGACGTGGTCGTACGGGCCGCTGACCAGATCGAGTTGGTCGACATGACGCCAGAGGCTCTACGCCGCCGGATGGCTCACGGCAACGTGTACGCGGCGGACAAGATCGACGCGGCTCTGAGCAACTACTTCCGCGTCGGCAACCTGTCGGCTCTCCGCGAGCTGGCGCTGCTCTGGCTGGCGGATCGGGTCGATGCGGGCCTGCAGCAGTACCGGGCCCAGCACGACATCGACTCGACCTGGGAGGCGCGGGAGCGGGTAGTAGTCGCCGTGACGGGCGGTCCCGAGGGGGAGACCCTGATCCGTCGAGCAGCGCGTATTGCCGCCAGATCGTCGGGTGGCGACCTACTGGCGGTGCATGTCACCAGGTCGGACGGTCTGACCGGAGCCAACCCCACCGCGCTAGCGAACCAGCGGCGGCTAGTGGAAAGTCTGGGCGGTACGTATCACCAGGTAGTCGGTGACGACGTACCAGCTTCACTGCTCGCGTTTGCCCGGGCAGAGAACGCGACCCAGCTAGTGCTCGGTGGTAGCAGGCGTTCCCGGTTGGCGGCGCTACTGACCGGACCAGGTATCGGTGCGGGCACTATCCGCGACTCGGGCGACATCGACGTACACATCGTCACGCACTCGGAGATGGGCCGCGGTCGGCTCCCACGGCTGGGAGGAAGCCTCTCGCGACGGCGGAAGGTGTACGGCTTCGTCCTCGCCGTGGTCCTGCCGCCGGTGCTGGCCGTGCTGCTCGGATTCGGCGGTGACACTCTCAACCTGACCAGCAACGTGCTGGCGTTCCTGCTGGGCGTGGTGGTGGTCGCGCTGGTCGGGGGCCTTTGGCCGGCCCTGGTTACTGCCGTGGGCGGTTCGCTGGTGCTGAACTACTTCTTCACCCCGCCGACTGGCACTTTCACGATCGCAGAGCCCAACAACGTGCTGGCGTTGGCGATTTTCGTGCTGGTCGCCGCGATGGTCAGCTCAGTGGTCGACCGAGCCGCGCGTCGTACCCGGGAGGCGGCCCGATCCGCCGCGGAGTCCGAGACGCTCGCGACCCTGGCGGGCAACGTCCTCCGCGGTGAAACTGCCCTGCCCGCGTTGTTGGAGCGAGTCCGCGAGGCCTTCGGCATGACCTGCGCGGTGTTGATGGAACGGCTGGAGACCGACGAACTCACCGAGACGTGGCAACCGATCGCCTCAGCCGGTACGGCGACCTGCCGGCGTCCGGAGGACGGGGACGCCGAGATCCCGGCCCGCGACGACCTGGTGCTGGTGCTGCAAGGACGTTCGCTGGCGGCGGACGAACGGAGATTGGTCGGCGCTTTCGCGGACCACGCCGCCGCGCTCGTCGACCGGACCCGGCTGACCGAAGCGGCCGCGGAAGCCAAGCCGCTCGCCGAGGCGGACAAGGTCCGTACGGCATTGCTACGGGCCGTCGGACATGACTTGCGTTCACCGCTGGCGTCGGCCAAGGCATCGGTGACCAGCCTTCGCGGCTCGGACGTCGAGTGGACCGATGAGGAACGGCACGAATTGCTCGCGACGGCTGACGAATCTCTGGATCGCCTGAGTCGGCTGGTGGACAACCTGCTCGACCTCAGCCGCCTGCAGGCCGGCGTACTGGCCGTCTTCGCCCGGCCGCTGGCGGTCGACGAGATCATGCCCGGGTTATTGGGCGACCTCGGCGATGTCGTCGTGGACATTCCCGACGGGCTTCCGTTGGTCGAGGCCGATCCAGCTCTGCTGGAACGAGTGCTCGCGAACCTGCTGGCGAATGCGGTCCGCTACTCGCCTCCAGGCCGGCCGCCGCTGGTGACGGCGAGCGCACTCGGCGATGTCGTGGAGATCCGGGTCGTCGATCGCGGGCCGGGTATTCCGCGGTCCGATCGCAACCGGGTCTTCGCGCCCTTCCAGCGCCTCGGAGATACCGACAACACCACCGGGGTCGGGCTCGGCCTGGCCCTCGCGCGCGGACTGACCGAGGCGATGAACGGCACCCTGCAGCCGGAGGACACACCCGGCGGCGGGCTCACCATGATCGTTTCGCTGCCCAAGGCCGAGTCCAGAGCAGTCGACGCGCCGGTGCCGGGCAGGCGTGAACGGCCCGCTCTGGGAACGGGGGAGAAGGCATGA
- a CDS encoding response regulator: MTRVLVVDDEPQIVRALEINLKARRYEVHTAATGTAALSVAAEHPPELVILDLGLPDLDGIDVIRGLRGWTEAPILVLSGRTDSSDKVEALDAGADDYITKPFGIDELLARLRALLRRSTFVPDEPVVAFGHIKVDLSARRVVQEGGEDIRLTPTEWHLLEVLVRHPGKLMSQGQLLTEVWGPGYETASGNLRFYMAQLRRKLEADPARPAHLLTEAGMGYRFEP, translated from the coding sequence ATGACCAGGGTGCTGGTTGTCGACGACGAACCACAAATCGTGCGCGCGTTGGAGATCAACCTGAAGGCCCGGCGCTACGAGGTGCACACTGCCGCGACCGGTACGGCGGCGCTATCGGTGGCGGCGGAACATCCGCCGGAACTGGTCATCCTCGACCTTGGGCTACCAGACCTCGACGGTATCGACGTGATCCGTGGGCTGCGCGGCTGGACCGAGGCGCCGATCCTGGTGCTGTCAGGCCGTACGGACAGCTCGGACAAGGTGGAAGCGCTCGACGCGGGTGCCGACGACTACATCACCAAGCCGTTCGGTATCGACGAGTTGCTGGCCCGGTTGCGCGCGCTATTGCGGCGAAGCACCTTCGTTCCCGATGAGCCGGTGGTTGCCTTCGGCCACATAAAGGTCGACCTGTCCGCCAGGCGAGTCGTGCAGGAGGGCGGTGAGGACATCCGGCTCACGCCAACGGAGTGGCATCTGCTGGAGGTGCTGGTCCGTCATCCCGGCAAGTTGATGTCCCAGGGCCAACTGCTGACCGAGGTGTGGGGCCCGGGCTACGAGACAGCCAGCGGCAATCTACGTTTCTACATGGCTCAGCTGCGGCGAAAGCTGGAAGCCGACCCGGCCCGGCCGGCGCATCTCCTCACGGAGGCAGGGATGGGCTACCGCTTCGAGCCCTGA
- a CDS encoding GPGG-motif small membrane protein produces the protein MPVNRRVLEVRQKPLAPGLSRLHWQMPFPTLFWIIAVILAVSGLVAVLRRRTIVGGILIVAGLVLGPCQRQLYRLTHVSMSRPVPVGSGELEIEHPAPWAPTHLKCGLLTDLPRHSHRPLTAPSEGLVRAALHLVQPAG, from the coding sequence ATGCCGGTGAATCGTCGGGTGTTAGAGGTTCGTCAGAAGCCGCTCGCCCCTGGGCTATCGCGGTTACATTGGCAGATGCCCTTCCCGACACTGTTCTGGATCATCGCCGTCATCCTGGCCGTTTCCGGGCTCGTCGCGGTGCTGCGACGTCGAACTATCGTGGGCGGCATCCTCATCGTTGCTGGGTTGGTTCTGGGCCCTTGTCAGCGGCAGCTATATCGACTGACACACGTCAGCATGAGCCGCCCCGTCCCTGTGGGTTCGGGCGAGCTCGAGATTGAGCACCCGGCACCCTGGGCACCTACTCACCTGAAGTGTGGCCTGCTAACGGATCTCCCACGGCACTCGCACAGACCTCTCACAGCTCCGTCAGAAGGACTCGTCAGAGCAGCCTTGCACTTAGTTCAACCAGCTGGCTGA
- a CDS encoding TrkH family potassium uptake protein, whose amino-acid sequence MKWRHPGQLVVAGFAGVTVLGTVLLMLPVASAEGQSTGVVPALFTAISAVCVTGLIVVDTPTYWSGFGEGVILGLIQIGGLGVMTLASVLAMLVARRLGLRMQLSAQAETKALGLGDVRQVVGGVIRLSLAVEAVIAVLLALRFGLGYDEPFGRAVYLGVFHSISAYNNAGFALYSDSLIGFATDPFICVPIIAGIIIGGLGFPVVLELLRRRRREGRGRPWSLHTRITLATYGGLLVIGAATVTVTEWRNPATLGAMDLHHKLLVGLFHGVMPRTAGFNSLDVAQLEPTTLLLNDVLMFIGGGSAGTAGGIKVTTFALLAFVILAEIRGEPTVHVLNRRLPGQVQRQALTVALLGVGTVMAGTFALLAMTSFKLDDVLFETISAFGTVGMSTGITAKIPVAGQFVLMALMFIGRLGPITMASALAIRERPRRYELPEERPVVG is encoded by the coding sequence ATGAAGTGGCGCCATCCTGGCCAGCTGGTGGTGGCTGGGTTCGCAGGGGTGACGGTCCTCGGCACGGTGTTGTTGATGTTGCCGGTGGCCTCGGCTGAAGGGCAATCGACCGGCGTGGTGCCGGCACTGTTCACCGCGATATCAGCGGTGTGCGTCACCGGTCTGATCGTGGTGGACACCCCGACGTACTGGTCAGGCTTCGGCGAGGGCGTCATCCTCGGGCTGATTCAAATCGGCGGACTCGGGGTCATGACTTTGGCCTCGGTGCTCGCGATGCTGGTAGCGCGCAGGCTTGGCCTGCGGATGCAACTGTCGGCTCAGGCTGAGACGAAGGCGCTGGGACTCGGCGACGTACGCCAGGTCGTGGGCGGCGTGATCCGGCTCAGCCTCGCTGTCGAGGCCGTCATCGCGGTTCTGCTGGCCTTGCGTTTCGGGCTCGGGTACGACGAACCGTTCGGCCGCGCGGTCTACCTCGGGGTGTTCCACTCGATCTCGGCGTACAACAACGCCGGGTTCGCCCTCTACAGCGACAGCCTGATCGGGTTCGCCACCGACCCGTTCATCTGCGTCCCGATCATCGCTGGGATCATCATCGGCGGCCTCGGCTTTCCTGTCGTTCTGGAGCTACTGCGGCGCCGTCGCCGGGAGGGGCGTGGCCGGCCGTGGTCGCTGCATACCCGGATCACGCTGGCCACGTACGGCGGCCTGCTGGTCATCGGGGCCGCCACGGTGACAGTGACCGAGTGGCGCAACCCAGCCACGCTCGGTGCGATGGATCTGCACCACAAGCTGCTGGTGGGCCTGTTCCACGGCGTGATGCCCCGGACCGCCGGCTTCAACAGCCTCGACGTGGCCCAACTGGAGCCGACCACGCTGCTGCTGAACGACGTGCTGATGTTCATCGGCGGTGGGAGCGCCGGCACAGCGGGCGGCATCAAGGTGACCACCTTCGCACTGCTGGCGTTCGTGATACTCGCCGAGATCCGCGGCGAGCCCACCGTGCACGTGCTGAACCGGCGCCTGCCCGGCCAGGTCCAGCGCCAGGCCCTCACCGTGGCGCTGCTCGGCGTCGGCACCGTCATGGCCGGAACTTTCGCTCTGCTCGCCATGACATCGTTCAAACTGGACGACGTGCTGTTCGAGACCATCTCGGCCTTCGGCACCGTTGGCATGTCCACCGGCATCACCGCGAAGATTCCGGTCGCGGGACAGTTTGTTTTGATGGCTCTGATGTTCATCGGCCGGCTCGGACCGATCACCATGGCCTCGGCGCTCGCGATCAGAGAACGTCCACGCCGCTACGAACTACCTGAGGAGAGACCCGTCGTTGGCTGA
- a CDS encoding potassium channel family protein, translating to MADTKRPNRTSRIVVIGLGRFGSSLARELARGGYEVLGIDADPRRVQAISDEVTHAAVADTTDEEALRQLGVPDFERAVVGIGSNLEASILTTALLVDFAIPNIWAKATNRQQGRILERIGAHHVVLPEHDMGERVAHLVTGRMLDFIEFEDDYAIVKTIAPTQTYDRPLGESRLRSKYGVTVVGVKRPGEGFTYATADTVVHRGDILIVAGKTAEVETVADLD from the coding sequence TTGGCTGACACAAAGCGCCCCAACCGGACATCGCGGATCGTCGTGATCGGGCTCGGCCGCTTCGGCAGCTCGCTGGCCCGCGAGCTCGCCCGCGGTGGCTACGAGGTCCTCGGCATCGACGCCGATCCGCGTCGCGTCCAGGCCATCTCCGACGAGGTCACCCACGCCGCTGTCGCCGATACCACCGACGAGGAGGCTCTGCGCCAGCTCGGTGTGCCGGACTTCGAACGTGCTGTCGTGGGCATCGGCAGCAACCTCGAAGCCAGCATCCTGACCACCGCCTTGCTGGTCGACTTCGCCATCCCCAACATCTGGGCCAAGGCCACCAACCGGCAGCAAGGCCGCATCCTCGAGCGCATCGGCGCCCATCACGTCGTGCTGCCCGAACACGACATGGGCGAACGCGTCGCGCACCTGGTCACCGGGCGGATGCTGGACTTCATCGAGTTCGAAGACGACTACGCCATTGTCAAAACCATCGCGCCAACCCAGACCTACGACCGGCCGCTGGGCGAGAGCCGGCTGCGCTCCAAGTACGGCGTCACCGTGGTCGGCGTCAAACGCCCCGGCGAAGGATTCACCTACGCCACCGCCGACACCGTCGTCCACCGCGGCGACATCCTCATCGTCGCCGGCAAAACAGCCGAGGTAGAAACCGTCGCCGACCTCGACTGA